One genomic segment of Bradyrhizobium diazoefficiens includes these proteins:
- a CDS encoding xanthine dehydrogenase family protein molybdopterin-binding subunit, which yields MPELNLTSAPAHLRHGSNIGQPLTRRDGILKVKGHATYAADNHPPGMLFAVMAVSSISRGRVASLDVAAAKAHPGVVDVMTPDHKPPLAIDPDVKTNPFVFRMEVLQSNEVRYANQPIAVVIADTLEAATEGAALLAPRYEVQPALVGLDAGESYVPPVVGVGNPTENHRGDVEAGLAAAEKRIDATYETPPQYHNAMEPHAIVAHWDGDKLSVDMPTQGLMLSLARIAELFGIAHDKIHIRSPFLGGGFGSKGFLAGPQTLGIMAAKLVGRPVKLVLRREQMYGPVGHRAPTRQRLRIGADGEGRLTALDHHARTVSSTFDDFYEPAADASHTLYAAPAIRTSHDAVRVNTGTPLFMRAPGEATGSIALESAIDEMAWACGIDPLAFRLKNYAEVEPISGKPFSSKALRACYEQGAMRFGWAKRPLQPRQMRDDAGLLVGWGMGTATFPALMFQAEARAMIRLDGSGAMEIGAHDMGQGAWTALAQIAADAVGLDIDRVEFKAGSSDLPDAGIAGGSAHTATAGAAIHSAGAAVIAKLADLATGDERSPLFGAGNAGVIARDGRLIRRDDEGRSESYAEILARAGVAEVEARGTGAPNPAAMEEYAMHAHGAVFAEVKVDPELGQVRVTRMVGAFAAGRIVNPHLVKSQLFGGMIWGMSFALHEEAITDRRSGRIMNANLGEYHVPVNADVPPLDVITVEEHDPHVNALGIKGVGEIGITGSAGAVANAVWHATGVRVRRFPIKIEELLTGL from the coding sequence ATGCCTGAGCTCAATCTCACCAGCGCTCCCGCCCATCTGCGCCACGGCTCGAACATCGGTCAGCCGCTGACCCGCCGCGACGGCATCCTCAAGGTCAAGGGGCACGCGACCTACGCGGCGGACAACCATCCGCCCGGCATGCTGTTTGCGGTGATGGCGGTTTCGAGCATTTCGCGCGGCCGCGTGGCCTCGCTCGATGTCGCCGCAGCCAAGGCTCACCCCGGCGTCGTCGACGTCATGACACCCGATCACAAGCCGCCGCTCGCGATCGATCCTGACGTCAAGACCAATCCGTTCGTGTTCCGGATGGAGGTGCTACAGAGCAATGAAGTCCGCTACGCCAACCAGCCGATTGCGGTCGTGATCGCGGACACGCTGGAGGCAGCGACCGAAGGCGCGGCGCTGCTGGCGCCGCGTTATGAGGTGCAGCCTGCGCTGGTCGGCCTCGACGCCGGCGAGAGCTACGTGCCGCCGGTCGTCGGCGTCGGCAATCCCACGGAAAATCACCGCGGCGATGTCGAGGCCGGGCTTGCCGCGGCCGAGAAGCGGATCGACGCGACTTACGAGACGCCGCCGCAATATCACAACGCGATGGAGCCGCATGCGATCGTGGCTCACTGGGACGGCGACAAACTGTCGGTGGACATGCCGACCCAAGGCCTGATGCTGTCGCTGGCGCGCATTGCCGAACTGTTCGGCATCGCGCACGACAAGATCCACATTCGCAGCCCATTCCTGGGCGGCGGTTTCGGCTCCAAGGGATTTCTGGCGGGGCCGCAGACGCTCGGCATCATGGCCGCAAAGCTGGTCGGCAGGCCGGTCAAGCTGGTGCTGCGTCGCGAGCAGATGTACGGCCCGGTCGGCCATCGCGCGCCGACGCGGCAGCGATTGCGTATCGGTGCCGATGGCGAGGGACGCCTGACCGCGCTCGATCACCATGCGCGGACCGTGTCGAGCACGTTCGACGATTTCTACGAGCCCGCCGCCGACGCCTCGCACACGCTTTATGCGGCGCCTGCGATCCGCACCTCGCACGATGCGGTGCGCGTCAACACCGGCACGCCGCTGTTCATGCGCGCGCCGGGCGAGGCCACCGGATCGATTGCGCTCGAAAGCGCGATCGACGAGATGGCCTGGGCTTGCGGTATCGATCCGCTCGCCTTCCGCCTCAAGAACTACGCCGAGGTCGAGCCGATCAGCGGCAAACCGTTCTCGTCCAAGGCGCTGCGCGCCTGCTACGAGCAGGGCGCGATGCGCTTTGGCTGGGCCAAGCGTCCGCTGCAGCCACGGCAGATGCGCGACGATGCCGGCCTTCTGGTCGGCTGGGGCATGGGCACCGCGACCTTCCCGGCGCTGATGTTCCAGGCCGAGGCACGCGCCATGATCCGCCTTGACGGCTCCGGTGCGATGGAGATCGGCGCGCATGACATGGGGCAGGGCGCCTGGACGGCGCTTGCCCAGATCGCGGCCGATGCGGTCGGCCTCGATATCGACCGCGTCGAGTTCAAGGCCGGCTCATCCGATCTGCCTGATGCCGGCATTGCCGGCGGCTCGGCGCACACGGCGACGGCGGGTGCCGCGATCCACAGCGCCGGCGCGGCCGTGATCGCCAAGCTCGCCGATCTCGCCACCGGCGACGAGCGTTCGCCGCTATTCGGCGCCGGCAATGCCGGGGTGATCGCGCGCGATGGCCGGTTGATCCGGCGCGACGACGAGGGCCGCAGCGAAAGCTACGCCGAGATCCTCGCACGCGCCGGCGTTGCCGAGGTCGAGGCGCGCGGCACCGGCGCGCCGAATCCTGCCGCGATGGAAGAATATGCCATGCACGCCCACGGCGCGGTGTTCGCGGAGGTGAAGGTCGATCCCGAGCTCGGCCAGGTCCGGGTCACCCGCATGGTCGGCGCCTTTGCCGCGGGGCGTATCGTCAACCCGCATCTGGTGAAGAGCCAGCTGTTCGGCGGCATGATCTGGGGCATGTCCTTTGCGCTGCATGAGGAGGCGATCACCGACCGGCGCAGCGGGCGGATCATGAATGCGAATCTCGGCGAGTACCACGTCCCCGTGAATGCCGACGTGCCGCCGCTCGACGTGATCACGGTCGAGGAACACGATCCGCACGTCAACGCGCTCGGCATCAAGGGCGTCGGCGAGATCGGCATCACCGGCAGCGCCGGCGCGGTCGCCAATGCGGTATGGCATGCGACCGGCGTTCGGGTGCGCCGCTTCCCGATCAAGATCGAGGAGCTGTTGACGGGGCTCTGA